The Lagopus muta isolate bLagMut1 chromosome 4, bLagMut1 primary, whole genome shotgun sequence genome has a window encoding:
- the METAP1 gene encoding methionine aminopeptidase 1: protein MAAVETRVCETAGCSSEAKLQCPTCLKLGIQGSYFCSQECFKGSWATHKLLHKKAKDEKAKREVSSWTLEGDINTNPWSGYRYTGKLRPHYPLTPTRPVPSYIQRPDYADHPLGMSESEQALKGTSQIKILSPEDIEGMRVVCRLAREVLDVAAMMVKAGVTTEEIDHAVHLACIARNCYPSPLNYYNFPKSCCTSVNEVICHGIPDRRPLQEGDIVNVDITVYRNGYHGDLNETFYVGEVDEGAKRLVQTTYECLMQAIDAVKPGVRYRELGNIIQKHAQANGFSVVRSYCGHGIHKLFHTAPNVPHYAKNKAVGVMKPGHVFTIEPMICEGGWQDETWPDGWTAVTRDGKRSAQFEHTLLVTDTGCEILTRRMDSTRPHFMTQ from the exons GAATGCTTTAAGGGAAGCTGGGCTACTCACAAGTTATTACACAAGAAAGCAA aagatgaaaaagctAAACGTGAAGTATCCTCTTGGACCCTGGAAGGTGACATCAACACAAATCCCTGGTCTGGTTATCGATATACTGGCAAACTCAGGCCGCATTATCCTCTG ACACCAACAAGACCTGTGCCAAGTTACATTCAGAGACCAGATTATGCTGATCACCCACTAG GAATGTCTGAATCAGAGCAAGCTTTAAAAGGAACCtctcaaataaaaatactgtcaCCTGAGGATATAGAAGGGATGCGAGTAGTGTGTAGG CTTGCTAGAGAAGTATTGGATGTTGCTGCCATGATGGTGAAAGCAGGTGTAACTACTGAAGAAATTGATCATGCTGTCCATTTA GCTTGTATTGCAAGGAATTGCTATCCTTCTCCTCTGAATTATTATAATTTCCCTAAGTCATGTTGTACATCAGTGAATGAAGTGATCTGTCACGGAATTCCTGACAGGAGGCCATTACAGGAGGGAGATATCGTTAATG TGGATATTACTGTCTATCGTAATGGCTACCATGGAGATCTGAATGAGACATTTTATGTTGGAGAAGTTGATGAGGGTGCAAAGAGGCTTGTCCAAACGACATATGAGTGCCTAATGCAAGCTATTGATGCAG TAAAACCTGGTGTTCGGTATAGAGAACTGGGAAACATTATTCAGAAACATGCTCAAGCAAATGGATTCTCGGTTGTTCGGAGCTACTGTGGGCACGGAATCCATAAACTTTTCCATACAGCCCCTAATGTGCCACACTATGCCA aaaaCAAGGCGGTTGGAGTCATGAAGCCAGGTCATGTATTTACAATTGAACCAATGATCTGTGAAG GTGGTTGGCAAGATGAAACGTGGCCTGATGGTTGGACTGCGGTAACAAGAGATGGAAAGCGATCTGCTCAGTTCGAACACACTCTTCTGGTTACTGATACAGGCTGTGAGATCCTAACCCGGCGAATGGATAGTACTCGTCCCCATTTCATGACCCAGTGA
- the LOC125691662 gene encoding alcohol dehydrogenase class-3 — protein MASGVIKCKAAVAWETGKPLSIEEVEVAPPKAHEVRIKIVATALCHTDAYTLSGADPEGCFPVILGHEGAGIVESVGEGVTKVKPGDTVIPLYIPQCGECKFCKNPKTNLCQKIRITQGKGLMPDGTSRFTCKGKQIYHFMGTSTFSEYTVVADISVAKIDPAAPLDKVCLLGCGVSTGYGAALNTAKVEPGSTCAVFGLGGVGLAAIMGCKAAGASRIIGIDINKNTFAKAKEFGAAECISPQDFEKPIQEVLVEMTDGGVDYSFECVGNVGVMRAALEACHKGWGVSVIVGVAAAGQEISTRPFQLVTGRTWKGTAFGGWKSVDNVPKLVTDYMSKKIKVDEFVTHTLPFDKINEAFDLLHGGKSIRTVLKL, from the exons ATGGCCAGCGGG gTTATTAAATGCAAGGCTGCTGTTGCCTGGGAGACAGGTAAACCTCTCTCTATTGAGGAGGTGGAGGTCGCTCCGCCAAAAGCTCATGAAGTCCGCATCAAG ATAGTTGCAACTGCTCTCTGTCACACTGATGCCTATACTCTGAGTGGTGCTGATCCCGAGGGATGTTTCCCTGTGATTTTGGGTCATGAAGGAGCAGGAATTGTAGAAAGTGTTGGGGAAGGAGTAACAAAAGTAAAGCCAG gGGATACTGTTATCCCTCTGTACATCCCCCAGTGTGGTGAGTGCAAGTTCTGCAAGAATCCTAAAACTAATCTGTGCCAAAAGATCAG AATTACTCAAGGGAAAGGACTCATGCCTGATGGTACCAGCAGATTCAcctgcaaaggaaagcagattTACCATTTCATGGGGACTAGCACCTTCTCAGAGTACACGGTGGTGGCCGATATCTCAGTAGCTAAGATAGATCCTGCAGCACCTCTCGATAAAGTGTGCCTTCTGGGTTGTGGCGTCTCTACAGGCTATGGGGCTGCTCTTAACACTGCTAAG GTGGAACCTGGGTCCACATGCGCAGTCTTTGGTTTAGGAGGAGTTGGGCTGGCTGCTATTATGGGCTGTAAAGCAGCAGGAGCATCCCGAATCATTGGCATTGACATAAACAAGAATACCTTTGCCAAAGCCAAGGAGTTTGGAGCTGCTGAGTGCATTAGCCCTCAAGACTTTGAGAAGCCCATACAGGAGGTGCTGGTTGAAATGACTGATGGTGGTGTAGACTACTCATTTGAGTGTGTTGGTAACGTTGGAGTCATG AGGGCTGCCTTGGAAGCCTGCCACAAAGGCTGGGGGGTCAGCGTGATAGTTGGAGTAGCTGCTGCTGGTCAGGAGATCTCAACGCGGCCGTTCCAGCTGGTAACCGGTCGCACATGGAAAGGGACTGCGTTTGGAG GCTGGAAGAGCGTTGACAATGTACCAAAGCTGGTGACTGACTACATGTCCAAAAAGATCAAAGTAGATGAGTTTGTGACTCACACCCTGCCTTTTGACAAAATTAATGAGGCTTTTGATCTActgcatggaggaaaaag cATTCGAACAGTTCTAAAGCTTTAG
- the LOC125691660 gene encoding alcohol dehydrogenase 1-like, producing the protein MATTGKVIRCRAAVAWAAGKSLSVEEIEVAPPKAHEVRVKIAATGICHTDEHALQGNFLGVEFPVILGHEGAGIVESIGEGVTSVKPGDKVILFGLPQCGECSFCLNPDSYYCVKSHLTEPQNLLPDKTSRFTCKGKQIHHFVWNSTFAEYTVLPDNTLAKIDAAAPLDKVCLLACGFPTGYGAAINVAKVKPGSTCAVFGLGGVGLSVVMGCKAAGASRIIAIDINEDKFARAKELGATECINPKDFKKPIQQVLTEMTGHGVDCSFEAVGTADTLIAALASCNMNTGVCVLIGIPPAGSTIPIDPFLLLSGRTCKGTVAGGWKMRDSIPKLVASYLEKKFNSDLLITHTLPFAEINEGFELLRAGKSIRSVLLF; encoded by the exons ATGGCCACTACTGGAAAA GTTATCcgatgcagagctgcagttgcCTGGGCAGCGGGCAAATCGCTCTCTGTTGAGGAGATAGAGGTTGCACCTCCAAAGGCACATGAAGTGCGAGTCAAG ATCGCGGCCACGGGGATCTGTCACACAGATGAACATGCACTACAAGGTAACTTTCTTGGTGTAGAATTCCCAGTCATCCTCGGCcatgaaggagctgggattgtggAGAGCATTGGAGAAGGAGTGACCTCTGTGAAACCAG GAGACAAAGTCATCCTCTTTGGACTTCCTCAGTGTGGAGAATGCAGCTTCTGCTTGAATCCTGACTCCTACTACTGCGTGAAATCACA CCTCACTGAACCACAAAACCTGCTGCCTGACAAGACCAGCAGATTCACTTGCAAAGGGAAACAGATCCATCACTTTGTCTGGAACAGCACCTTTGCAGAATACACTGTTCTGCCCGACAACACCCTGGCCAAGATAGATGCTGCTGCACCTCTGGACAAAGTCTGCTTGCTTGCCTGTGGTTTTCCCACTGGCTATGGGGCTGCCATCAACGTTGCCAAG GTAAAACCAGGCTCCACCTGTGCTGTCTTTGGCCTCGGAGGAGTTGGCCTCTCTGTTGTCATGGGCTGCAAGGCAGCTGGAGCATCCCGCATCATTGCCATTGATATCAACGAGGACAAGTTTGCCAGGGccaaggagctgggagccaCCGAGTGCATCAACCCTAAAGACTTCAAGAAGCCTATCCAGCAGGTGCTCACCGAGATGACCGGTCACGGCGTGGACTGCTCCTTTGAGGCTGTTGGGACCGCAGATACCCTG ATTGCTGCCCTGGCCTCTTGCAATATGAACACTGGAGTCTGTGTCTTGATTGGAATACCACCTGCTGGTTCAACAATTCCCATTGATCCATTCCTTCTACTAAGTGGGCGCACCTGTAAAGGGACTGTGGCTGGAG GCTGGAAAATGAGAGACTCTATCCCCAAATTAGTTGCCAGctatttggagaagaaatttaaCTCCGACTTGCTGATTACACACACGCTGCCATTTGCTGAAATCAATGAGGGATTTGAATTGCTACGTGCAGGCAAAAG CATTCGCAGCGTGCTGCTCTTCTGA